The Salvelinus fontinalis isolate EN_2023a chromosome 9, ASM2944872v1, whole genome shotgun sequence genome has a window encoding:
- the LOC129862710 gene encoding deformed epidermal autoregulatory factor 1 homolog, with the protein MGNGVNPQKATLTVVHTHGSIVNATGLMNAPAAMTSGPQTPSTPMTLGHGKNVSKHNWDPFAYNIELPVCSMNTSGMLYKIRLVSCSCRCGHKVELLV; encoded by the exons ATGGGCAATGGTGTCAATCCCCAGAAGGCCACTCTGACAGTGGTTCACACTCATGGGAGCATAGTGAACGCAACAGGACTGATGAACGCTCCAGCCGCCATGACCTCTG GCCCCCAGACTCCCTCTACTCCAATGACCTTAGGGCATGGGAAAAATGTCTCCAAGCACAACTGGGACCCGTTCGCGTACAACATCGAGCTGCCAGTGTGCTCCATGAACACCAGCGGCATGCTGTACAAGATTAGACTGGTCTCATGTAGCTGTAGGTGTGGCCACAAAGTGGAGCTCTTGGTTTAA
- the LOC129862708 gene encoding uncharacterized protein LOC129862708: MLNVSCQREAENLALRFPFTLSLDSPMESAAAEPRPTGISSLLGVPGLITWDGDEAIDAEVIGGIRPRSSPLPRRRSSNDLKDCELELTPSSSRRVSFADALGQNLVNVKEFDSWDITIPLNFDALEGEKEVEEYYLSSLYTPPPSEEAMVLRVQEQKLELESIKLLHRTTILRGVVRVLNVSFDKMVYIRTSLDAWATHFDLLAEYIPGSSNGDTDCFSFKLTLVPPFGEKGARVDFCLRYETPVGTFWANNSDRNYVMFCHQKVKKLEDKAQKYKTERRKSILKVNIHEFPCDENWSSTSDESSDVNKHGGEMTSVNISESQSGALEDDHQKLLIESSQNSSRRNRRKTARLVKVQDCFIQRDSLATCNKLSPGLRDSTSCEESVKHENIDSMVSSAPSELGEELASPIPSNKSDLTDQPAALSQNGDTSVSKVEGSALMQMEPEKGGSAISTEGTHSDNTVRLGNSTAGLVPGSQTNSFTFGNVVAPLYCQVFGRVASESQSSTDIGNRTRGTLHGRDSTGCTVQSYVEAHSRVSADTHGTPEEKPVDQQQYLESNQGHFISGLSAEKKSELEPLSEEAGGFPRAHTAVHTAAALRAQIPNEDSGLQGPEENILPPQSQIHQDSTFFQTQTPLPNTTLSQTPPDTTLSQTPPDTTLSQTQTSIDTTQGSLLQSQTEMGSTHVSAEMTLQGASGGYERPDESEEMENPSSANTDEWSTGTFTELVGTYIAMLEPVYADLKVFTSTTKVEEKIPAEHQNLAVTCTDTLEEETSGTMLKEDPIVITEWTSLEKLMRKQTDQVKGDLSFEVSNTFCNEENRHSIDSKDYSEEEGAMTNYVRDDYDKDTDKVPMSKEEDIHKEDDPVIMKNKEDLVPTENEKGPSDGQPLLKNNIIEKDWEGTLEEEEEEMMGEYVEEGEWEEEKGVVREVEVEMMAGEKELEEVGEMEATKEEVGKEVTKEELAVEEVDKDKEEIMLWEKIQGRVEEELVKGEEEIEKEMEDEMVVEEELEELEEGDVKWIEWEEEEIVEEEKEEEAEKDKVDVELLDDQNELVDELSNPMDNTCEGKGKGGESTNVNVAEKSGPEENTLKTDEVSNLCYNDVTLDTNHLGGEEMDSIKGDGESYIQTDEPASEKEGEGGAETDNASTESLSDDEMELYMHSLRAAQKQRNKDLSLGKRPSISRRGSRLSMPSISESVDEASNLEDQPDTETEEHQSTSTVPVVEGGQDSTRSNVMWWRETFSWHNLSKTLLYTVLFVVFFFAAYHYDFMACFSLYLLSVIWLVCQGEKQPMKGNSRIG, encoded by the exons ATGTTGAATGTCAGTTgccagagagaagcagagaactTGGCTCTGCGATTCCCCTTCACTCTGTCACTAGACAGCCCAATGGAGTCTGCTGCGGCTGAACCAAGACCCACTGGGATCAGCAGCCTCTTGGGTGTCCCAGGGCTCATCACCTGGGACGGGGACGAGGCGATTGACGCGGAGGTGATCGGCGGCATCAGGCCCAGGTCCTCCCCTCTACCACGGAGAAGGAGCTCCAATGACTTAAAGGACTGTGAGCTCGAGCTGACGCCATCAAGCTCCAGGAGGGTGTCCTTTGCGGACGCCCTCGGCCAAAACCTGGTGAACGTGAAAGAGTTTGACTCGTGGGACATAACCATCCCGCTGAATTTCGACGCccttgagggagagaaagaggtagaggaaTACTACTTGTCCTCCTTATACACTCCACCACCGTCCGAAGAAGCCATGGTCCTGAGAGTTCAGGAGCAGAAACTAGAGCTGGAGAGCATTAAGTTACTCCACAGGACTACGATACTGCGGGGCGTGGTCCGTGTTCTCAATGTCTCATTTGATAAGATGGTGTACATCCGCACCTCTCTGGATGCCTGGGCCACGCACTTTGACCTGCTGGCAGAGTACATACCAGGGTCCAGCAATGGAGACACTGACTGCTTCTCCTTCAAGCTCACCCTGGTGCCCCCCTTTGGGGAAAAGGGGGCCAGAGTGGACTTCTGTCTCCGGTATGAGACCCCTGTTGGAACTTTCTGGGCCAACAATAGTGACCGGAACTATGTGATGTTTTGTCACCAGAAAGTCAAAAAGCTGGAAGATAAAGCACAAAAATACAAAACCGAGCGTAGGAAAAGCATCCTGAAAGTCAACAT TCATGAATTTCCCTGTGATGAAAACTGGTCATCAACCAGTGATGAATCGTCAG ATGTAAacaaacatggaggagagatgactagtgTGAACATCTCTGAGTCTCAGTCAGGAGCACTCGAAGATGATCATCAGAAATTACTG ATTGAGAGCAGCCAGAACTCCAGCCGGAGAAACCGACGAAAGACAGCACGATTGGTGAAGGTGCAGGACTGCTTCATCCAGAGAGATTCTCTGGCTACGTGCAACAAATTGTCTCCTGGTCTCAGGGACAGCACGTCTTGTGAGGAGTCAGTGAAACATGAGAACATAGACTCAATGGTCAGCTCAGCCCCATCCGAGCTGGGAGAGGAACTTGCCTCACCAATCCctagcaacaagtcagatttaaCTGATCAACCCGCTGCTCTGAGCCAAAATGGTGATACGTCTGTTTCTAAAGTGGAGGGAAGTGCTCTGATGCAGATGGAACCGGAGAAGGGTGGATCTGCCATCAGCACAGAAGGAACACATTCAGATAACACTGTAAGGTTGGGGAACAGCACAGCAGGCTTAGTCCCTGGCAGCCAGACCAATAGCTTTACGTTTGGAAATGTTGTGGCCCCACTATACTGTCAGGTATTTGGTAGAGTGGCGAGTGAGAGCCAGAGCTCAACCGATATTGGGAATCGAACAAGGGGGACATTGCATGGAAGGGATTCAACAGGCTGTACAGTCCAGAGTTACGTAGAAGCTCACTCCCGTGTTTCAGCTGATACCCACGGGACACCTGAAGAAAAGCCTGTAGATCAACAGCAATATCTTGAATCAAACCAAGGACATTTCATCTCTGGATTAAGTGCAGAAAAAAAGTCTGAACTTGAACCTCTGTCAGAAGAGGCAGGAGGTTTTCCCAGGGCTCACACTGCCGTACACACTGCTGCTGCTCTCAGGGCACAAATCCCCAATGAGGACTCAGGCCTCCAGGGGCCTGAAGAGAACATTCTGCCTCCCCAGTCCCAGATCCACCAGGACAGCACGTTTTTCCAGACACAAACCCCATTACCAAACACAACACTTTCACAAACTCCTCCAGACACAACACTTTCACAAACTCCTCCAGACACAACACTTTCCCAAACACAAACCTCGATAGACACAACACAAGGTAGTCTCTTACAGTCACAAACTGAAATGGGGTCAACACATGTCTCTGCTGAAATGACTTTGCAGGGGGCCAGTGGTGGATATGAGAGACCTGATGAGTCAGAGGAAATGGAGAACCCTTCCTCAGCCAACACTGATGAATGGTCAACAGGCACATTCACAGAATTAGTAGGCACATATATAGCCATGCTAGAGCCTGTGTATGCTGACCTAAAAGTTTTCACTTCAACAACAAAGGTGGAGGAAAAGATCCCCGCTGAGCACCAAAACTTAGCTGTGACCTGTACGGACACACTGGAGGAAGAAACCAGTGGGACAATGTTAAAAGAGGATCCCATTGTCATTACGGAATGGACATCATTGGAGAAGTTGATGAGAAAACAAACAGATCAAGTGAAGGGTGACCTATCATTTGAAGTGTCAAACACCTTTTGTAATGAAGAAAACAGGCATTCTATTGACAGTAAGGATTATAGTGAGGAAGAAGGCGCGATGACAAACTATGTGAGGGATGATTATGATAAAGACACTGACAAGGTCCCAATGTCCAAAGAAGAAGATATTCATAAGGAAGATGACCCTGTAATTATGAAAAATAAGGAGGATTTAGTTCCTACAGAGAACGAGAAAGGTCCAAGTGATGGACAACCACTGCTAAAGAACAATATAATAGAAAAAGACTGGGAGGGGACtctggaagaagaagaggaggagatgatgGGGGAATATGTGGAAGAGGGCGAATGGGAAGAAGAGAAAGGAGTTGTGCGAGAGGTAGAAGTGGAGATGATGGCTGGGGAAAAGGAATTGGAGGAGGTAGGGGAGATGGAGGCAACAAAGGAGGAAGTGGGAAAGGAGGTGACCAAGGAGGAGTTGGCAGTAGAAGAGGTGGATAAGGATAAAGAAGAAATTATGTTATGGGAAAAGATACAAGGAAGGGTGGAGGAAGAGCTGGTGAAAGGCGAGGAGGAAATAGAGAAAGAAATGGAGGATGAGATGGTTGTTGAAGAAGAGCTGGAGGAATTAGAAGAGGGGGATGTGAAATGGATagagtgggaggaagaggagattgtagaggaagagaaggaggaggaagcagAGAAAGACAAAGTAGATGTAGAATTACTAGATGATCAAAATGAATTGGTGGATGAGTTAAGCAACCCAATGGACAATACTTGTGAGGGTAAGGGTAAAGGGGGTGAGAGCACGAATGTAAATGTTGCAGAAAAATCAGGCCCAGAAGAAAATACATTAAAGACGGATGAAGTGTCAAATCTTTGCTACAATGACGTAACGCTGGACACCAATCATCTTGGAGGAGAGGAAATGGATTCCATCAAAGGAGACGGGGAATCCTACATTCAAACAGATGAACCTGCCAGTGAGAAAGAAGGTGAAGGTGGGGCTGAAACAGACAACGCGTCCACAGAGTCCCTGTCAGATGATGAGATGGAGCTGTACATGCACAGTCTGAGGGCTGCACAGAAGCAGCGAAACAAGGACTTGAGTCTTGGGAAACGGCCCTCAATAAGTAGAAGAGGCAGCAGGCTGTCCATGCCATCCATCAGTGAGTCTGTGGATGAGGCAAGCAACCTGGAAGATCAGCCAGACACAGAGACTGAGGAGCATCAGTCTACAAGTACAGTGCCCGTTGTGGAGGGAGGGCAGGATAGCACCAGGAGCAATGTCATGTGGTGGAGAGAAACATTTTCTTGGCATAATCTCTCAAAAACACTGTTATACACCGTCCTGTTTGTGGTGTTTTTTTTTGCTGCTTACCATTATGACTTTATGGCCTGTTTCAGTCTTTACTTGTTATCTGTGATCTGGCTGGTTTGTCAGGGGGAGAAACAACCGATGAAAGGAAATAGTAGAATAGGTTGA